The following proteins come from a genomic window of Salminus brasiliensis chromosome 15, fSalBra1.hap2, whole genome shotgun sequence:
- the actr2a gene encoding actin-related protein 2-A isoform X1 has translation MDSQGRKVVVCDNGTGFVKCGYAGSNFPEHIFPALVGRPIIRSTAKVGNIEIKDLMVGDEASELRSMLEVNYPMENGIVRNWDDMKHLWDYTFGPEKLNIDSRNCKILLTEPPMNPTKNREKIIEVMFETYQFSGVYIAIQAVLTLYAQGLLTGVVVDSGDGVTHICPVYEGFSLPHLTRRLDIAGRDITRYLIKLLLLRGYAFNHSADFETVRMMKEKLCYVGYNIEQEQKLALETTVLVESYTLPDGRVIKVGGERFEAPEALFQPHLINVEGVGVAELLFNTIQAADIDTRAEFYKHIVLSGGSTMYPGLPSRLERELKQLYLERVLKGDVDKLSKFKIRIEDPPRRKHMVFLGGAVLADIMKDKDNFWLTREEYQEKGMRVLEKLGVTVR, from the exons ATGGACAGCCAAGGAAGGAAAGTGGTGGTGTGTGACAACGGAACAGGG TTTGTGAAGTGCGGCTATGCAGGCTCCAACTTCCCCGAGCACATTTTCCCAGCGCTGGTGGGGAGGCCCATCATCCGCTCCACCGCTAAAGTGGGCAACATCGAGATCAAG GACCTGATGGTGGGGGATGAGGCGAGCGAGCTGCGCTCCATGCTGGAGGTGAACTACCCCATGGAGAACGGCATCGTGCGCAACTGGGATGACATGAAGCACCTGTGGGACTACACCTTTGGCCCCGAGAAACTCAACATCGACTCACGCAACTGCAAGATCCTCCTCACTGAGCCCCCCATGAACCCCACCAAGAACCGTGAGAAGATCATTGAG GTGATGTTTGAGACCTACCAGTTTTCTGGTGTTTACATCGCCATCCAGGCCGTGCTCACGCTTTACGCTCAAG gTCTGCTGACCGGTGTGGTGGTGGACTCCGGTGATGGTGTGACCCATATCTGTCCTGTGTACGAaggcttctctctccctcacctaACGCGGCGCCTGGACATCGCCGGCCGGGACATCACACGCTACCTCATCAAG ctgctgctgctgaggggTTACGCCTTCAACCACTCTGCCGACTTTGAGACGGTGAGGATGATGAAGGAGAAGCTGTGCTACGTGGGCTACAACATCGAGCAGGAGCAGAAACTTGCTCTGGAGACCACCGTGCTGGTCGAGTCCTACACT CTGCCAGACGGTAGGGTAATAAAGGTCGGAGGTGAACGGTTTGAGGCTCCAGAGGCACTCTTCCAGCCACACCTGATTAATGTTGAGGGAGTGGGCGTGGCCGAGCTACTCTTCAACACCATCCAAGCAGCTGACATCGACACCAG GGCTGAGTTCTATAAGCATATTGTGTTGTCCGGAGGTTCTACAATGTACCCTGGTCTGCCGTCCCGTCTGGAGCGTGAGCTCAAGCAGCTCTACCTGGAGAGAGTGCTCAAAGGAGATGTGGACAAGCTCTct AAGTTCAAGATCCGTATTGAAGACCCTCCTCGCCGTAAGCACATGGTGTTCCTGGGCGGAGCCGTGTTGGCCGACATCATGAAGGATAAAGATAATTTCTGGCTGACCAGAGAAGAGTACCAGGAGAAAGGCATGCGTGTGCTGGAGAAACTGGGGGTGACCGTCAGATAA
- the actr2a gene encoding actin-related protein 2-A isoform X2, with translation MVGDEASELRSMLEVNYPMENGIVRNWDDMKHLWDYTFGPEKLNIDSRNCKILLTEPPMNPTKNREKIIEVMFETYQFSGVYIAIQAVLTLYAQGLLTGVVVDSGDGVTHICPVYEGFSLPHLTRRLDIAGRDITRYLIKLLLLRGYAFNHSADFETVRMMKEKLCYVGYNIEQEQKLALETTVLVESYTLPDGRVIKVGGERFEAPEALFQPHLINVEGVGVAELLFNTIQAADIDTRAEFYKHIVLSGGSTMYPGLPSRLERELKQLYLERVLKGDVDKLSKFKIRIEDPPRRKHMVFLGGAVLADIMKDKDNFWLTREEYQEKGMRVLEKLGVTVR, from the exons ATGGTGGGGGATGAGGCGAGCGAGCTGCGCTCCATGCTGGAGGTGAACTACCCCATGGAGAACGGCATCGTGCGCAACTGGGATGACATGAAGCACCTGTGGGACTACACCTTTGGCCCCGAGAAACTCAACATCGACTCACGCAACTGCAAGATCCTCCTCACTGAGCCCCCCATGAACCCCACCAAGAACCGTGAGAAGATCATTGAG GTGATGTTTGAGACCTACCAGTTTTCTGGTGTTTACATCGCCATCCAGGCCGTGCTCACGCTTTACGCTCAAG gTCTGCTGACCGGTGTGGTGGTGGACTCCGGTGATGGTGTGACCCATATCTGTCCTGTGTACGAaggcttctctctccctcacctaACGCGGCGCCTGGACATCGCCGGCCGGGACATCACACGCTACCTCATCAAG ctgctgctgctgaggggTTACGCCTTCAACCACTCTGCCGACTTTGAGACGGTGAGGATGATGAAGGAGAAGCTGTGCTACGTGGGCTACAACATCGAGCAGGAGCAGAAACTTGCTCTGGAGACCACCGTGCTGGTCGAGTCCTACACT CTGCCAGACGGTAGGGTAATAAAGGTCGGAGGTGAACGGTTTGAGGCTCCAGAGGCACTCTTCCAGCCACACCTGATTAATGTTGAGGGAGTGGGCGTGGCCGAGCTACTCTTCAACACCATCCAAGCAGCTGACATCGACACCAG GGCTGAGTTCTATAAGCATATTGTGTTGTCCGGAGGTTCTACAATGTACCCTGGTCTGCCGTCCCGTCTGGAGCGTGAGCTCAAGCAGCTCTACCTGGAGAGAGTGCTCAAAGGAGATGTGGACAAGCTCTct AAGTTCAAGATCCGTATTGAAGACCCTCCTCGCCGTAAGCACATGGTGTTCCTGGGCGGAGCCGTGTTGGCCGACATCATGAAGGATAAAGATAATTTCTGGCTGACCAGAGAAGAGTACCAGGAGAAAGGCATGCGTGTGCTGGAGAAACTGGGGGTGACCGTCAGATAA